One window of the Trueperaceae bacterium genome contains the following:
- the secE gene encoding preprotein translocase subunit SecE produces MNRVLQYLRNSRAELGRVTWPTRNEVVQSTQATLVFVVLTALFLLIADTTLGSLIQLIT; encoded by the coding sequence GTGAACCGCGTCCTGCAATACCTCAGGAACTCGCGGGCAGAACTCGGCAGGGTCACCTGGCCGACCCGGAACGAGGTCGTCCAGTCGACCCAGGCAACCCTGGTATTCGTGGTGCTCACAGCGCTGTTCCTGCTCATCGCCGACACCACGCTGGGCTCGCTCAT